DNA from Actinoplanes sp. SE50/110:
TCGACGACGCACACCGCTCTCTCACCGCGCTCCAGGACCGCTGCGGCATGACGTCCTGCCTGATCGAACGCATCCTGGTGGCCCGGACGACGGCCACCCTGGCCCGGCGGCTGCCGGTGATCGAGCCCGCCGCGACGGCATGGCTCGCCGCCCTGGCGAGCGACCCGGCCGGTGAGCCCGAGTTCCGGCTCGCCGCCCTGATCCACCACACCGGGTGCACCCCGGAGGCGATCGACGACGACCCGGTGCCGGCCGTGCTCGCGCTGCTGCGCGAGATCGCCGCCGCCGTGCCGCCGGAGCAGCCGTGGCCGGAGCCACCGCCGGTCGAGCCGCCCGCCGACGGCGTGCCCCCGTTCGTCGCCGCCGCGTTCGAGGACCTGGACCGCCACAACCGGTGCCACGCGCTGACCACGGACCTGCTGCAGACCCTGCACCGGCTGCTGGGCGCCCGGGTCGCGCAGCGCACCGACCTGCTGATCGAGCAGTTGAGCAGTCCCGATCCCGGCGTCCGGCTGGACGCGATCCGGATGGCCGACGATCTCGTGTGGCACTTCCGCCACGACCACACCGCATTGATCCGGCTCGTCGCCGCCCAGCTCGGCGCGCGCAACCTCGAGGTCGCGGCCGAGGCGGCGACGCTGCTGGAGCGGCACCACCCGATCGCCGAGCCCGCCCGGGAAGCCCTGGCCGGCCTCCTCGCCGCCCATGGGCCGGACGGCTGGGTCACCCCGCGCCGGCATCTGCGCCGCCTCCACCAGAGGGCGGCCATGGCATCGGCCCGCCTCGGCGACCCGCGGGCGCTGCCCAGCCTCCTGGTGGCCTTCGACGACGACGTGGACACCTGGCGCGCCGTCCAGGTGGCGGGCGCCCTGCCAGATGCCGCGCACCAGCTGGCGCCACGCCTGTGTGACCGCCTGATCGGCGCCGACCTGTCCGGGGAGTGGCCGTCCCCCGTGGGCGGCGTGCTGGCCGCCCTGGCAACCCTCGGCGCCCCCTCCTCGCTGCCGGTGCTCACCGAAACACTCACCGCCGCGGCAGCGCGACCGGACCGGACGCTGGTGAGCGCCGCGCTGACGGCGCTGGGCGCGCTCGGTCCGGCAGCGGCCGGCGCACTCCCGGCGATCAGGGCGGCGGTCGGCGCCGACGACCCGTGGACCCGGGTCGCGGCCATCACCACCCTCCAGGCGGTCAGCGGTGACCACGACGAGATCCTGTCGCCGGCTCTCGCACTGCTCGACACCCACGCCGCCGCCGGAGCGGCCGACGTGCTCGGCCGGATCGGTCCACCGGCCTCGGCGGCGCTACCCCGCCTGCGGGCCCTGTCCACCGCCGACCACGACGGGATCCGCGTCCACGCCGCCGCAGCCCTCTGGGACATCGGCGGCGAGCCCGAGGCCACCACCGTGCTGGACACGCTTCGGCAAGCCTGGCACCACGATCCCCGGACCGTCGACCACGTCGCGGCATGCCTGCGCCGGATGGGCCGGCACGCCGCCCCGGCCGCGCCGCAGATCCGGGCGGAACTCGCCCGCCCCGAGCGCCGCGGGCAGTTCGGGGGGATCGGCACCGACGAGGACCTGCGACGCACGCTCACCGAGGTCCTGATCTCGATCGACTCCGCGGCCGGGTGACGGCACAGCCGGAAGGGGTTGCCGGTGAGTGGCGCGGCCGGCTACCGGGCGCGGCCGGCTACCGGGCGCGCCCGGCGGGGGAAGGTAGGGCTGGCACTACCGGCGGGTGGCGGGCTGACTGGATCGATCTTGGGCGTGGCGCTGCATAGCGTTCTGGGCGTTCCACTGGTCCACTTCGTCAGGAGAAAACTCATGCTCGCTCGCTTCCGGCAGTCCGGGGACCCCGGTGCGATCGCCGTCCGGGTCGAACAGGTCTCGCGCGTGTACGGCGCGGGTGAGCAGCAGGTCATCGCCCTCGACGGGGTCGACGCCGCGTTCGAGCGAGGCACGTTCACCGCGGTGATGGGGCCGTCCGGCTCCGGCAAGAGCACGCTGCTGCAGGCCGCGGCCGGGCTCGACCGGCCGACGTCCGGACGGGTGTGGATCGGCGACACCGAGTTGTCCGGGCTCTCCGAGACGGCGTTGACCAAACTGCGTCGTACCGAAATCGGCTTTGTGTTTCAGGCCTTCAACCTGATCGGGGCGCTCACCGTCGAGGAGAACATCCTGCTGCCGCTGCGGCTCGCCAAGCGGCGGCCCGACCGGCAGTGGACCACCGAGGTGATCGCGCGGGTCGGCCTCGGTCAGCGGCTCCGGCACCGCCCGGCCGAGCTCTCCGGTGGTCAGCAGCAGCGGGTCGCGATCGCCCGGGCCCTGGCCGTCCGGCCGAAGGTGATCTTCTGCGACGAACCGACCGGCGCACTGGACACGCAGACCGCCGCGGAGGTGCTCACCCTGCTGCGGGCGGTCGTCAGCGAGCAGGGGCAGACGGTCATCATGGTCACGCACGACCCGGTGGCCGCGTCGTACGCGGACCGGGTCGTGGTCCTGGCCGACGGCCGGATCGTGCGGGACATGCCGCAGCCGGGCGCCGCCCGCATCGCGGAGGAACTCGGCACGCTGGGCCGGCCGGTCCCGGCGGGGTCGTCGGTTCCGCAGAGCCCGGCCGGTCAGCAGGCTGTTTCGGGGATGCGGCGATGATCCGGCTCGCCGCCGCGATGCTGCGCCGCCGGATCGGCAGCGCGATCGCCACGCTGCTCGCCCTCACCGCGGGCGTCGCGCTGCTCACCGCCATGGGCGCGCTCCTGGAGTCGGGACTGCGCTACCAGGCTCCACCCGGCCAGTACGCCGGCGCCGACGTGGTCGTCGCCCGCCACACCATGGCCTTCACGCCGGAACAGACCGGCGGCGAGGAGACGGTCACCGTCGACCTGCCTGCCGGCGGCACCGTGCCGGACGCACTGGCGGACCGGATCCGCCGCGTTCCCGGCGTGGCCACGGTCGTCGCGGACCACCAGGTCGCCGTGGTGGTGGCGGGGCCCGCCACCGGTCATGGGTGGAGCAGTGCGGTGCTCACGCCGTACAAAATCATTGCCGGAAGCCCACCGGCCGGGCCGGGAGATGTGGTGTTGGACGCCCGCGTCGCGGGCGGCGCCGAACCGGGGCGACGCACCACCCTGCTCGTTGCCGGCGTCCCGCAGGAATACCTGGTCACCGGCATCGCCGAGGGAACGGGACCGGCGAGCGTCTTCTTCACCGATGCCCGGGCCACCGCGCTCTCCGCGGCACCCGGCAGGGCGGCGGCGATCGGCGTGCTGGCCGCGCCGGGCGTCGACGTCCACGACCTCGCCGCCCGGATCGGCACGCTGGCCGACGCCGACGGCGCCGACGCCTACTCCGGCCGGAACCTCGGCAGGGCCGAGCACGACCCGGCGGCTCCCGAGGAGTTGCTGATCGCGGTCGGCGGCACCTTCGGCGGATACGTGGCGCTGCTCGTCATGTTCGTGGTGGCCGGCACGCTCGGGCTGTCGGTCCGGCACCGCCGACGCGACCTGGCGCTGCTGCGGGCGATCGCCGCGACCCCGGGCCAGGTGCGCCGGATCATCGTCGCGGAGTCCGGGCTGCTCGGCCTGATCAGCGCGGCCGCCGGTGTCCCGGCGGGCCTGCTCGCCATCGGCTGGGCGCACCACCAGTTCGTCGACCGGGGTTTCCTTCCGGCGAGCTTCCCCATGGTCACCGGCGGTTTCTCGGTCCTGATCGCCGCGGGCGCCATCCTCGTCCTGTCCATGGTGTCCGGTCTGATCGCGGCTCGCCGGGTCACCCGGATCCGGCCCGCCGAGGCGCTCGGCGAGGCGGCGGCCGAGCCCCTGGGCGGCGGCCGGGTCCGGCTGGTCTTCGGCGTCCTGACCCTGGGCGGGGCCGGCGCCGCGGCGACGTTCGCCGGCGCCACCTCCGGATCGACCGCGGTGAACAGCGCCATCGGCATGCTCTACCTGTTCGTCACCGCCGTCGCGCTGCTCGCGCCCTGGATCAACCGGGTGGCCGCCCACGTGCTCGGCCCCGCGCTCCGGGCATTCTGGGGGCCCAGCGGCTACCTGGCCGCCAAGAACCTCAAGGCGAACGCCAAGGGGATGACCACGGTGCTGACCTCGCTGGTGCTGTCCGTCGGGTTCGGCGGCTCGGTGTGGTTCCTGCAGGACAACGTGCAGCGGGCGACGGTCAGCCAGAACCGCGAAGGCACCCTGGCCGACGTCACCCTCGTGTCGCCCGCAGGCCTGCCCGCCGCCGCGGCCGCCGAGGCGCGGCGCATCCCCGGCGTCCGGGCCGCCGTCGGCGTCCAGCACACCTCGGTGCTCACGGCGAGCGAATCCGCGGCACCGGTCGAGGCGCAGGCGATCGACCCGGACGGCGCGGACGCCGCACTGGACCTGCGGGTCGTCGCCGGCCGGCTGTCCGACCTGGGCCCCGAGACCGTCGCGGTCTCCCGCCTGCAGGCGGACAGTGCCGGCTGGACGCTCGGCGGCCGGGCGACCTTCTGGCTGGGCGACGGCACCCCGGTCACGCCGCGGGTCGTCGCCGTCTACGAGCGCGGCCTCGGCTTCGGCGACGTGACACTGCCCCGGCAGACGGTCACCGGGCACACCGGGAACGCCCTCGACGAGCGGATCCTGATCCGCACCGAGCCGGGCGCGGCGACCGCCGAGGCGCTCGCCACCCTGGCCACCCGCTACCCGGGCAGTGCGATCGCCACCACGGTCGGCCTGAATGACCGGCTCGCCGCCGATCTGTCCCTCGGTTCCTGGCTCAACAAGCTGCTCATCGGTGTCATGGTCGGCTACGCGGCGCTCGCCGCCGCCAACACCATGGTGATGGCGGCCCTGGCCCGGCGCCGGGAGCTGTCGCTGCTGCGGCTGGTCGGCGTGACCGCGCGCCAGGCCAAGCGCATGGTCCACGCCGAGCAGGTCGGACTGCTGGGCATCGCCCTGGTCATCGGCGGCGGCATCGCGGCCGGCACCCTGACCACCGTCGTCGGCACCCTGACCGGCAACCTGATGCCGTACGTGCCGGCGCTGGGCTGGATCGCCGTGCTCGGCGGTACGACCTTCCTCGCGCTGGCCACCACGATCCTGCCGGTCGGGCGCCTGCTCAGGATCGCGCCGATCCACAGCATCGGCATCAAGGAATAGCGGCCGACCCTGCCTTGTCGGCGCACCGCGACGGCGGACGGTGACTGACTTTCTCGAGCATCGATGGTGGCTGTCGGTGCGCAGTCCGGATCACGCCCTCCTGTCGCAGATGACGCACGATCCGCACCAGACCGGCCGTCACCATGCGCGATGAGTCCACCACGGACGGGTCAGTGCCCGCGAACCTGACGCTCAACACCGAGGTGACGACGACCTTCGGCCGATGGCCGACGGGGGCGCGTGAGTACGCGGGGAAGCGCAAATGTCGTGCTCAGAACCTGGTTGCACGATCTTGCCATAGTGAACGCCGCACATGTCCGTGCGTCACGGAGGGAAGCTGCCGGACAGGATCCGGGCCGGCGCCTTTCCGGACTGTCCGGTGGGCGAGCGGTCGTGTGCGACCGTCCATACAGAAGCCTTTGGAGGCATGACGTACCTCGATGCTGGACCGCTGGCCGCAGCGGTCCTCACCCTTCGCCTGCACCGGTCGCGGTGCGCGTTCATGTCGAAAGCTACGGGGATACTTCTTGAGCCACTCGCAGAGAAATTCGGGAACACGATTCAAACGGGCCGAGCGCCACCGCTCGGTGGCTCCGGTCGCGGAGGCGCCGCCCTCGATGCGCGGTACGCCGGTCCAGCGCCGGGATCCCACTCCCGGTCGCCCCAACGCGCTGTCGCTGCTGCGGCGCTTCGGCGGCTCCTCGCTGTCCTACATGGCGACGTGGCGGGGCGTGCGACACTGGTCCACTCCGGACGGCCAGGTGGTGGTGCCGTACCGGCTGGTGGGCTCGGTCGCGCTGACGATCAGCGATCCGATCGGCGAGCGGAGCCTGATCCGCGGTGCCGTGCGGCAATTCACCGCACACTGTCGCAGCAACGGCTGGACGCCCTGCCTGTACAGCATCAGTGAGGAGGTCAGCACGCTGCTGGCCACCGACGGCTGGCAGTTGTTGAGGGTGGCCGACGACGCCCGGGTTCCCCTGGAGCTCCTGCAGTTCACCGGTCGCCGCTGGCAGGACATCCGGACCGCGCAGAATCGCGCGCGGCGCGAGGGCCTGGTGGCCGACTGGATCTCCTTCCCGGCCTCCGCGGCCGCGATCACCGAGCAGATCGAGGAGATCTCCGCGGCGTGGATGGCGCAGAAGGAGATGCCCGAGATGACCTTCACTCTCGGCGGCATCGACGAGCTGCGGGACGACCGCGTGCGATGCCTGATCGCGGTCGACGCCGAGCACCGCGTCCAGGCGGTCACCAGTTGGCTTCCCGTCTATCGCGCCGGTGCAACCGTCGGGTGGACGCTGGATATGATGCGTCGACGGCCGGAAGCCACGAACGGCGTCATGGAGTTCCTCATCGCGACGGCGGCGATGCAGTTCAAGCAGGAGGGTGCCGAATTCCTCAGCCTGTCCGGCACACCGCTGACCTCGGCCCAGCACGAATGCCGCGTGCCGCGACTGCAGCGCCTGCTGGAGCACTCCGGTCGGCTGCTGGAACCGGTATACGGGTCGCGGGCGCTGCAGGCGTTCAAGGCCAAGTTCCAGCCGGTGTACCTGCCGCTCTACCTGGCCTACCCCGACGTCACGTCCCTGCCCCGCATCGGTCGAGCCGTCATGCGCGCCTACCTGCCGGGGTTGACGGTGCGCCGGGCGCTGCGGTTGGCCGTGACCGTGCTGCGAGGATCGCGGCGCGCCCGATCGCGCGGCAGCTCAGCGAGCGTCGCCGTAACGCACCGCGCTCAGCCGGAGGTGGCTGCGTGCCGATGTGCCCGCTCGAGGATGAGGAGACAGGGTGGCTGACTGGTCGCTACTGACGGGATGGTTGCCGTGGGTGGTCACCATCACCGGCGCGATCGCGTTCGTGGGATTGTTGGCTCGCCGCGACAGGAGATTCTGGACCCGGGTCGTACCGATCGTCCTGGCGTCGGCCGTCGCCGCGGTCGTCGCGTTCGACATCGCCGTCGAGAAGGTGTGGCGGCCGTTCCCCGATGAGATCCCCACCCACGACCTCGTCTGGGGGGCGGTGGGCTTGGCGGCGGTCGCGCTGGCCGCCGTCCGGCTGCGGCGGCTCTCCTGGCGGTTACGGCCGGTTGCCGTGGTGGCAGCCCTCGCTGTCGTCACCACCTCGGCGGTGCAGATCAACGTCTACTGGGGCATGTACCCGACCGTGGAGGCCCTGCGGGAAGCCGCCCACAGCGACCGGGCCCGGCCGCTGCCCGGCGGCGTGCCCCCGAGCGAGCTGGTCACGGCCGCCGCGGGAACGATGCTGATCGACTCCTGGAAGCCCACCCAGCAGATCCCGGCGCACGGCGTCGTCTACCCGGTCGGTATTCCCGGGGTCGTCTCCCGGTTCCCGGCCCGCCCAGGCTACGTCTACCTCCCGCCGGCGTACGCGGTCCTCCCGCGACCGGTCCTCCCCGTGATGGTGCTGATGGCCGGCCAGCCCGGGGAACCCAAGCAATGGCTCACCAACCTCCGCCTCGCCGACACGCTCGACGCGTTCGCCCAGGCCCACCGCGGCCTCGCACCGGTCGTGGTC
Protein-coding regions in this window:
- a CDS encoding ABC transporter ATP-binding protein, with the protein product MLARFRQSGDPGAIAVRVEQVSRVYGAGEQQVIALDGVDAAFERGTFTAVMGPSGSGKSTLLQAAAGLDRPTSGRVWIGDTELSGLSETALTKLRRTEIGFVFQAFNLIGALTVEENILLPLRLAKRRPDRQWTTEVIARVGLGQRLRHRPAELSGGQQQRVAIARALAVRPKVIFCDEPTGALDTQTAAEVLTLLRAVVSEQGQTVIMVTHDPVAASYADRVVVLADGRIVRDMPQPGAARIAEELGTLGRPVPAGSSVPQSPAGQQAVSGMRR
- a CDS encoding bifunctional lysylphosphatidylglycerol flippase/synthetase MprF yields the protein MAPVAEAPPSMRGTPVQRRDPTPGRPNALSLLRRFGGSSLSYMATWRGVRHWSTPDGQVVVPYRLVGSVALTISDPIGERSLIRGAVRQFTAHCRSNGWTPCLYSISEEVSTLLATDGWQLLRVADDARVPLELLQFTGRRWQDIRTAQNRARREGLVADWISFPASAAAITEQIEEISAAWMAQKEMPEMTFTLGGIDELRDDRVRCLIAVDAEHRVQAVTSWLPVYRAGATVGWTLDMMRRRPEATNGVMEFLIATAAMQFKQEGAEFLSLSGTPLTSAQHECRVPRLQRLLEHSGRLLEPVYGSRALQAFKAKFQPVYLPLYLAYPDVTSLPRIGRAVMRAYLPGLTVRRALRLAVTVLRGSRRARSRGSSASVAVTHRAQPEVAACRCARSRMRRQGG
- a CDS encoding alpha/beta hydrolase family protein, producing MADWSLLTGWLPWVVTITGAIAFVGLLARRDRRFWTRVVPIVLASAVAAVVAFDIAVEKVWRPFPDEIPTHDLVWGAVGLAAVALAAVRLRRLSWRLRPVAVVAALAVVTTSAVQINVYWGMYPTVEALREAAHSDRARPLPGGVPPSELVTAAAGTMLIDSWKPTQQIPAHGVVYPVGIPGVVSRFPARPGYVYLPPAYAVLPRPVLPVMVLMAGQPGEPKQWLTNLRLADTLDAFAQAHRGLAPVVVVVDDLGATTANPLCVDSPLGNVETYLTQDVPAWIRAHLQVASDRQQWFVGGYSHGGTCALQLAVRAPSLYGKFVDISGQREPTLGAHVTTVQRVFGGDNAAFTRINPLDIMKRTRFPTTAAFLAAGNDDHRYLPQQQDVRAACQAAGMQVEWLQIPGKHNITFWREAFRQALPWISTNGQLAES
- a CDS encoding FtsX-like permease family protein; this translates as MIRLAAAMLRRRIGSAIATLLALTAGVALLTAMGALLESGLRYQAPPGQYAGADVVVARHTMAFTPEQTGGEETVTVDLPAGGTVPDALADRIRRVPGVATVVADHQVAVVVAGPATGHGWSSAVLTPYKIIAGSPPAGPGDVVLDARVAGGAEPGRRTTLLVAGVPQEYLVTGIAEGTGPASVFFTDARATALSAAPGRAAAIGVLAAPGVDVHDLAARIGTLADADGADAYSGRNLGRAEHDPAAPEELLIAVGGTFGGYVALLVMFVVAGTLGLSVRHRRRDLALLRAIAATPGQVRRIIVAESGLLGLISAAAGVPAGLLAIGWAHHQFVDRGFLPASFPMVTGGFSVLIAAGAILVLSMVSGLIAARRVTRIRPAEALGEAAAEPLGGGRVRLVFGVLTLGGAGAAATFAGATSGSTAVNSAIGMLYLFVTAVALLAPWINRVAAHVLGPALRAFWGPSGYLAAKNLKANAKGMTTVLTSLVLSVGFGGSVWFLQDNVQRATVSQNREGTLADVTLVSPAGLPAAAAAEARRIPGVRAAVGVQHTSVLTASESAAPVEAQAIDPDGADAALDLRVVAGRLSDLGPETVAVSRLQADSAGWTLGGRATFWLGDGTPVTPRVVAVYERGLGFGDVTLPRQTVTGHTGNALDERILIRTEPGAATAEALATLATRYPGSAIATTVGLNDRLAADLSLGSWLNKLLIGVMVGYAALAAANTMVMAALARRRELSLLRLVGVTARQAKRMVHAEQVGLLGIALVIGGGIAAGTLTTVVGTLTGNLMPYVPALGWIAVLGGTTFLALATTILPVGRLLRIAPIHSIGIKE